Proteins from a genomic interval of Zingiber officinale cultivar Zhangliang chromosome 1B, Zo_v1.1, whole genome shotgun sequence:
- the LOC122038225 gene encoding uncharacterized protein LOC122038225, translated as MAPYEELYGRSCRSPTLWVEVGESQILGPQSLQRDAEMVRTIRRRLSEAQDRQKSYADRRWRPLEFAVGDHVFLRVSLTKGVKRFGLKGKLAPRYIGHFQILERIGAVAYRLALLPSLSGVHDVFHVSMLRRYVPHPSRVLTDVSVVLQPDISYEEIPILILDHKERRLRNKTIRLVKVGWQHHSDEEDTWELEDKMRAGYPHLFTEGE; from the coding sequence atggcaccttatgaggagTTGTATGGCAGATCCTGTAGATCTCCTACCCTATGGGTAGAGGTTGGGGAATCCCAGATTTTGGGGCCACAGAGCCTTCAGCGTGATGCAGAGATGGTTCGTACTATCAGGCGTAggttgtcagaggctcaggatcggcagaagagttatgcggatcGTAGATGGAGACCGTTAGAGTTTGctgttggtgatcatgtattcttaCGGGTATCCCTTACGAAAGGAGTAAAGAGGTTTGGATTGAAGGGTAAGTTGGCACCTCGCTATATTGGACACTTCCAGATTCTCGAGAGGATAGGTGCGGTAGCGTATCGGCTGGCGCTACTACCATCACTTTCCGGGGTGCatgatgttttccatgtatctatgttgaggagatatgtaccgcaCCCTTCGCGTGTTCTCACTGATGTATCAGTTGTACTTCAGCCGGATAtatcttatgaggagattccaatTCTGATTTTGGACCATAAAGAGCGtcggttgcggaacaagacaattcGACTGGTCAAGGTCGGATGGCAACATCACTCAGATGAAGAAGACACCTGGGAGTTGGAAGATAAGATGCGTGCTGGTTACCCCCACTTGTTTACTGAAGGTGAGTAA